A part of Ooceraea biroi isolate clonal line C1 chromosome 10, Obir_v5.4, whole genome shotgun sequence genomic DNA contains:
- the LOC105278229 gene encoding uncharacterized protein LOC105278229 — protein sequence MSIHVTVSGNPVNIRRGRMILSDLDQIKKNERDRRRRLRLEQVRQQSKEISHRLLERAKRIAREELSKLEKDGKSELKQMHDRKIMELQQKYQEDLEDIGQAHALAALQPDADAIIKEERKKDRAMALKRGKEAVERMKEAKQDSAEAMHQERLRKVREVENTRAAMVAKLPKPTSPEKTSRTETTSSQKDTYEESAHKTLTPTKKSKKISEKRSPRKTKKPNSKEIQKVLSPRPGPSGLQKQSVRQSHKTPSKKKVEKADRIERIAVDVMDDQIPRRTVPTMSTTPTKTHKVARYNPEDYTQDTSDSTSSISSSSSSSVSDDSSYFSDNTEQITCSRTPRAVPLTESKVRLYDYTSRQRNVYNRPLGIVEKIDIRNEPNAIEAAQAMKNAENVKMHTCKTHKINAQRRGEDAILREKVRRDYQALVRNLDHLAQEERKLKASQIQSNIEEDPHVRLHQRDKCQLEHQRKLTRATKKVLTTDDIPDQYCHLTERVVTLQTQKKDDVPHSKWHESQPVEDETDIYQDKDSEMSREEQILDMLKKVERQKRLLLQEFGSSLPDDIFNVSIRPLLDDRVTPRTSQVTDAAMPSTSEIKVINMSSDECVKKDRKGKKPGKSPTKKSEIAVQAALDKVSHAENKAVQVELPEESVKVPHPPSETTRVPHPIEPRITIITPETDDSSNDSTSSEISGMVIEIDKREVIVTPKKRRSSTKVSKRPSPRVYQKIRSTSVSSKATSPIKKFSRSQSTSRLTSPQKKTRCTDMPDTTSRRIDIHVSKSAFCDDETDPSQETKVSIDASAESSQTISNNQDPSSSKPYRVRTQMKRWIRIKDTSDTSTSFASPPPVRPRSVFDALTNVTPILEMLDSSGPEELRRLREEVSPVSTPETPSPRTMTMPSNIPHRERIARMLRYNLIDSQTNDSTVLSSTRIDQTDRSISCQPESAYPLTPLQRPSMPSKACTCKIPTCELLHTKLDDIHDYALKNCPEILQKYEDLQNLCTERIASLTDLIEKVRSEQKGMDLSLISPSDETSLMQLSMTRPARNDVQAVRRLIESIEAVHAQLARTLAESQRIIGGAAAPEDEPSRDAEVQVTTSTPARSKSVDTIDTAHVQKSELVNGKAKPKIISDERVNIQLNRFKIQQKPRAMSVTKTSDRNSWPPCTFPLHEEEVIEKLSKEILGKASTAFATSNGDNEVSVSHNAPAFKDASLRSSSSSEHEKDNSVAREITSIQEARKENGFIPIAGTPKISRDHGTAASISARPKPPVTLLNGPYRPELESSGHELSTIVEFDTTDTVNKNVKSPTKSKPSVHVAPLSVQQYKNSSKKLSDSTSDVKHPSERLSPAQRSQKTRICTSPGKLTNVMDGITSTKAETEQEHTFEKCNKQLQCNTITEDLVAEAKDKLGSSTSTDAANNHKDSKHKTTSTSLYSFSGLSGISEITSSPSSDALKCASSPEEMETALKKLGLGWAVATLKKTREASALSSSSNSDVTPVNTARRMISPTKKHHDPSGLPDISDVSSISIKEASKSTEQAVLLKGRTSTPKFQNSNSSERSSTTNTSESIQDPSDSLTVPNVSLTKTKSDNKQQSP from the exons ATGTCAATTCACGTTACTGTAAGCGGGAATCCTGTAAATATACGTCGCGGGAGAATGATATTATCGGATCTAGATCAAATTAAGAAGAATGAACGCGATCGCCGACGGAGGTTACGTTTGGAGCAG GTACGGCAGCAgtcaaaagaaatatcgcaCCGACTTTTGGAACGTGCTAAAAGAATAGCGAGGGAAGAACTTAGCAAATTGGAAAAAGATGGAAAATCAGAGCTCAAACAGATGCATGACAGGAAGATTATGGAATTGCAACAGAAATACCAAGAAGACCTGGAAGATATTGGTCAGGCTCATGCTTTAGCTGCTTTGCAGCCAGATGCAGATGCAATAAtaaaggaggagagaaagaaagatagagcTATGGCTcttaaaagaggaaaagaggctGTAGAACGCATGAAAGAAGCTAAACAG gaCAGTGCAGAAGCAATGCATCAAGAGAGATTACGTAAAGTACGAGAAGTAGAAAATACGAGAGCCGCGATGGTAGCTAAACTTCCAAAGCCAACATCACCTGAGAAAACCAGCAGGACGGAAACAACTTCTTCCCAAAAAGATACATACGAGGAAAGTGCTCATAAAACATTAACTCCAACAAAGAAGTCCaaaaaaatttctgaaaaaagatCACCTAGAAAAACGAAGAAGCCCAATTCAAAA GAAATTCAGAAAGTATTATCACCGAGACCAGGCCCTTCAGGATTACAAAAACAATCTGTTAGACAATCCCATAAGACGCCTTCGAAGAAGAAAGTGGAAAAGGCTGATCGCATTGAACGTATCGCTGTTGATGTAATGGACGATCAAATACCGCGAAGAACAGTGCCAACTATGAGTACTACTCCAACTAAAACTCACAAAGTTGCAAG gTACAATCCGGAAGATTACACACAGGATACATCAGATAGCACGAGCAGTATTAGTAGCAGCAGTTCTAGTTCAGTCAGCGATGATTCGTCATATTTCTCTGATAATACGGAACAAATTACGTGTAGCAGAACTCCGAGGGCGGTTCCTTTAACCGAGAGCAAAGTACGATTGTACGATTATACTTCCCGTCAGAGAAACGTTTACAACAGGCCTCTTGGTATAGTTGAAAAAATCGACATTCGGAACGAG CCCAATGCAATAGAAGCAGCACAGGCGATGAAAAACGCAGAGAATGTGAAGATGCATACATGCAAAactcataaaataaatgcTCAGCGTCGCGGTGAGGATGCAATCTTGCGAGAAAAAGTGCGCAGGGATTACCAAGCGCTTGTGCGGAATCTGGATCATCTGGCGCAGGAAGAACGCAAGTTGAAAGCTAGTCAAATTCAATCCAACATA GAGGAGGATCCACACGTGCGGTTACACCAAAGGGATAAGTGCCAACTAGAACATCAGAGGAAATTGACCCGTGCGACTAAAAAAGTTCTCACTACAGATGACATACCAGATCAATATTGTCATCTTACCGAGAGAGTTGTAACTTTACAAACGCAGAAGAAGGATGACGTGCCTCACTCCAAATGGCACGAGTCTCAGCCGGTTGAGGATGAAACGGACATCTATCAGGATAAAGACAGTGAGATGTCGCGCGAGGAACAAATATTGGACATGCTGAAGAAAGTCGAGAGGCAAAAGAGATTATTGTTACAAGAATTTGGCTCAAGTCTACCGGACGATATATTCAATGTTAGTATAAGACCACTCCTCGATGACCGCGTGACGCCAAGAACGTCGCAGGTTACAGATGCTGCCATGCCTTCAACATCGGAGATTAAAGTTATAAATATGTCTAGCGATGAATGCGTGAAAAAAGATCGTAAAGGCAAGAAACCGGGAAAATCGCCCACGAAAAAAAGTGAGATCGCTGTGCAAGCTGCACTGGATAAAGTTAGTCACGCGGAGAATAAAGCTGTGCAAGTAGAATTGCCTGAGGAGAGCGTAAAAGTACCGCATCCCCCTAGCGAAACAACCCGAGTACCTCATCCGATTGAGCCAagaattactattattacacCAGAAACGGACGACAGTAGTAATGATTCAACTAGCTCCGAGATCAGTGGAATGGTCATCGAGATTGATAAGAGAGAAGTGATCGTGACGCCCAAGAAGAGGAGAAGCAGTACAAAAGTATCGAAGCGACCGTCGCCTCGAGTTTATCAAAAGATTCGATCgacatctgttagttccaagGCAACCTCACCGATAAAGAAGTTTTCGAGGTCTCAGTCAACCTCCCGCCTAACTAGTCCGCAGAAGAAAACGAGGTGCACAGATATGCCGGACACGACTAGCAGAAGAATCGATATACACGTGAGCAAATCTGCATTCTGCGATGACGAAACAGATCCGTCGCAGGAAACGAAAGTATCGATAGACGCTAGCGCGGAGAGCTCGCAAACGATTTCGAACAATCAAGATCCATCCTCGAGCAAACCGTATCGGGTCCGAACGCAGATGAAAAGGTGGATTCGCATAAAGGACACGTCAGATACATCGACGTCATTCGCGAGCCCACCACCAGTGAGGCCGAGATCGGTCTTCGACGCGTTGACTAACGTTACACCGATCTTGGAGATGTTGGATTCCTCGGGACCCGAAGAGCTAAGAAGATTACGAGAGGAAGTCAGTCCGGTTTCTACGCCGGAAACTCCCTCGCCGCGTACAATGACGATGCCGTCGAATATTCCGCACCGTGAGAGGATCGCCAGAATGCTCAGATACAATTTGATTGACTCTCAAACGAATGACAGTACTGTACTTTCCTCGACACGAATCGATCAAACGGATCGGTCAATTAGTTGCCAGCCAGAGTCTGCATACCCACTCACTCCTTTGCAACGACCATCGATGCCGTCCAAAGCCTGTACGTGCAAAATTCCCACGTGCGAGTTGTTACATACAAAACTTGACGATATTCATGATTATGCGCTGAAAAATTGTccagaaatattacaaaagtatGAAGACCTACAGAACCTGTGCACAGAGAGAATAGCGTCCTTGACTGACCTCATCGAAAAAGTTCGAAGTGAACAGAAAG GAATGGATCTCTCACTGATTAGTCCAAGCGACGAAACTAGCTTAATGCAGTTATCCATGACGAGACCAGCGCGTAACGACGTGCAAGCTGTGCGTAGATTGATTGAAAGCATTGAAGCGGTTCATGCCCAACTTGCGAGAACTCTGGCTGAATCGCAGAGAATTATTGGGGGTGCGGCGGCTCCGGAGGACGAACCATCCCGCGATGCAGAGGTCCAAGTGACCACTTCTACTCCTGCTCGAAGTAAATCAGTAGATACAATAGATACAGCGCACGTACAGAAATCTGAATTAGTAAATGGCAAAGCTAAGCCAAAGATTATAAGCGATGAAAGAGTTAATATACAGCTTAACCGATTTAAAATACAGCAAAAGCCTCGTGCAATGTCGGTAACAAAAACGTCAGATCGTAACTCTTGGCCCCCGTGTACGTTTCCTCTTCACGAAGAGGAGGTAATAGAGAAATTGTCGAAGGAAATTTTGGGAAAAGCGAGCACTGCTTTTGCAACCTCAAATGGAGATAATGAAGTCTCTGTATCGCATAATGCGCCGGCTTTTAAAGACGCTAGTCTAAGAAGCAGTTCCTCATCAGAACATGAAAAGGACAACAGCGTTGCGAGAGAAATTACTTCCATTCAAGag GCAAGAAAGGAAAACGGGTTTATTCCAATAGCTGGCACTCCCAAAATATCGCGCGATCATGGAACTGCTGCATCGATAAGCGCAAGGCCTAAACCTCctgttacattattaaatgGACCATACAG GCCAGAGTTGGAATCATCAGGACACGAACTATCAACGATAGTGGAGTTTGATACGACAGATACAGTTAATAAAAACGTCAAGAGCCCAACAAAATCTAAACCTTCAGTACATGTTGCACCTTTATCCGTTCAGCAGTATAAAAATTCCTCTAAAAAGTTATCCGATTCAACATCTGATGTAAAACATCCTAGTGAAAGGTTGAGTCCCGCGCAGAGATCACAGAAAACTAGAATTTGCACTTCTCCTGGCAAACTGACAAACGTGATGGACGGCATTACGTCAACGAAAGCTGAAACGGAGCAGGAACACACATTCGAGAAATGCAACAAACAGTTGCAGTGTAACACAATTACGGAAGACCTTGTTGCTGAAGCGAAAGATAAACTTGGCTCTTCTACAAGTACCGATGCTGCTAATAATCATAAGGATAGTAAACATAAGACAACATCCACTAGTTTATACAGTTTTTCCGGGCTGTCTGGTATTTCCGAAATAACGAGTTCTCCGTCATCAGATGCCCTGAAGTGTGCGTCGTCCCCTGAGGAAATGGAAACTGCCTTGAAGAAGCTAGGTTTGGGTTGGGCAGTCGCGACGCTGAAGAAAACTCGGGAGGCAAGTGCTCTTAGTTCATCATCGAATTCGGACGTCACGCCAGTAAACACTGCTAGAAGAATGATTTCTCCGACTAAGAAACATCATGATCCCAGTGGCCTTCCTGACATCAGCGACGTATCGTCGATATCGATTAAAGAAGCCAGCAAAAGCACCGAGCAAGCTGTACTTCTGAAAGGAAGAACTTCTACGCCTAAGTTCCAGAACTCGAATTCCAGCGAAAGGTCCAGCACGACAAATACGTCCGAAAGTATTCAAGATCCGAGTGATAGTTTAACTGTGCCTAATGTGTCACTTACAAAGACAAAATCTGATAATAAGCAACAGAGTCCTTGA